A DNA window from Pseudomonas sp. B21-056 contains the following coding sequences:
- the rsmI gene encoding 16S rRNA (cytidine(1402)-2'-O)-methyltransferase: protein MTAPGALNSAAGSLYVVATPIGNLDDISARALKILREVALIAAEDTRHSQRLLQHFGIATPLAACHEHNERDEGSRFITRLLAGDNVALISDAGTPLISDPGYHLVRQARAAGISVVPVPGACALIAALSAAGLPSDRFIFEGFLPAKAVGRRARLESIKEEPRTLIFYEAPHRILECLQDMELVFGPERPALLARELTKTFETLKGLPLAQLRAFVESDSNQQRGECVVLVAGWTMPDSEEAVSSEAMRILDLLLEEMPLKRAAALAAQITGERKNVLYQVALDRQKTR, encoded by the coding sequence TTGACTGCTCCAGGTGCTTTGAATTCCGCTGCGGGCTCGCTTTATGTGGTGGCGACGCCCATCGGCAACCTGGACGATATCAGTGCCCGGGCGCTGAAGATCCTGCGGGAGGTCGCCCTGATCGCGGCGGAAGACACCCGCCATTCCCAGCGCCTGCTGCAGCATTTCGGCATCGCCACGCCGCTGGCCGCTTGCCACGAACATAATGAGCGGGACGAGGGCAGTCGTTTTATCACGCGTCTGTTGGCGGGCGATAACGTTGCGCTGATCTCCGATGCGGGCACGCCACTGATCTCCGACCCCGGCTACCACCTGGTGCGCCAGGCCCGTGCGGCGGGCATCAGCGTGGTGCCGGTGCCGGGCGCCTGTGCCTTGATCGCGGCATTGTCGGCGGCCGGCTTGCCATCGGACCGCTTCATCTTCGAAGGCTTTCTGCCGGCCAAGGCCGTGGGGCGTCGGGCGCGCCTGGAGTCCATAAAGGAAGAGCCGCGCACACTGATTTTCTACGAGGCGCCCCACCGCATCCTCGAGTGCCTGCAGGACATGGAGCTGGTGTTCGGCCCTGAGCGTCCGGCGCTCCTGGCGCGTGAGCTGACCAAGACCTTCGAAACCCTCAAGGGGTTGCCGCTGGCGCAGTTGCGGGCCTTCGTCGAAAGCGACAGCAACCAGCAGCGTGGCGAATGTGTGGTACTGGTGGCGGGTTGGACCATGCCGGACAGTGAAGAGGCCGTCAGTAGCGAAGCGATGCGCATCCTGGATCTGCTGCTCGAGGAAATGCCGCTCAAGCGTGCGGCCGCCCTGGCTGCGCAAATCACTGGCGAGCGCAAGAACGTGTTGTACCAGGTCGCGCTCGACCGGCAGAAGACCCGGTAA
- a CDS encoding glutathione S-transferase N-terminal domain-containing protein has translation MGVTNRLACYSDPADHYSHRVRIVLAEKGVSAEIIYVEAGRQPPKLIEVNPYGSLPTLVDRDLALWESTVVMEYLDERYPHPPLLPVYPVARANSRLLIHRIQRDWCGLVDLILDPRTKEPARVVARKELRESLTGVSPLFIDKPFFLSEEQSLVDCCLLPILWRLPILGIELPRPAKPLLDYMERQFARETFQASLSGVERDMR, from the coding sequence ATGGGCGTGACCAATCGGTTGGCCTGTTACTCCGACCCCGCCGACCACTATTCCCACCGGGTACGTATCGTACTGGCAGAAAAGGGTGTCAGCGCCGAGATCATTTACGTCGAGGCCGGCCGCCAGCCGCCGAAGCTGATCGAGGTGAACCCCTACGGCAGCCTGCCCACGCTGGTCGATCGTGACTTGGCACTGTGGGAGTCGACGGTGGTGATGGAATACCTGGATGAGCGTTATCCGCATCCACCCTTGCTGCCGGTATACCCTGTGGCGCGTGCCAACAGCCGCTTGTTGATCCATCGCATCCAGCGTGACTGGTGCGGGCTGGTGGATCTGATCCTGGATCCGCGGACCAAGGAGCCGGCGCGGGTCGTGGCGCGCAAGGAGTTGCGTGAAAGCCTGACGGGCGTATCGCCGCTGTTCATCGATAAGCCGTTTTTCCTCAGTGAGGAACAAAGCCTGGTGGATTGCTGCCTATTGCCCATACTCTGGCGTTTGCCGATTCTGGGTATCGAACTGCCGCGGCCTGCCAAGCCGCTGCTTGATTATATGGAGCGCCAATTTGCGCGTGAGACTTTCCAGGCGAGTCTGTCTGGTGTCGAACGCGACATGCGCTAA
- a CDS encoding penicillin-binding protein activator, with the protein MIACLRLLSALCLAALLAACASSPSSSLGELPRTPDASIEQLLEQAAQSKAPEKAALLRLSAADLAYRQGNAGQSAQILQQVPLEQLKPGQQIFASTLAAELAMTRNQPKAALTALSHPSLQHLSEMPVEQQIRTGTVHARALEADGQTLAAAKERIFIAPLLENEVAAKNHEAIWSLIASLPTDQLQPTTTDDLGGWLSLARAVKTAGTLEQQQAAIDHWREQNPKHPAALQLPTPLVKLKELASQPLSKIALLLPQNGQLAAVAKALREGFMASHYQAQQAGQNPPSIQFYDSSTLTSMDEFYRKAQADGVQLVVGPLEKPLVKQISTRPQLPITTLALNYSEGEQGPPQLFQFGLAPEDEAREVARRARADGLHRAAVMVPKGEWGDRVLKAFSQDWQATGGSILAIERVDQPVQLAQQIADMFQLRQSEGRAKSLQNTVGTTVAAQPSRRQDIEFIFLAATPQQAQQIKPTLNFQYAGDVPVYATSQVFSASGDQNQYNDMNGIRFCETPWLLDANDPLRKQVTAQWPQAAGSLGRLYAMGADAYRLAPRLGQLKTLPDSRIEGLSGSLAVSQSQRVQRQLPWAEFVNGQVQRLPDTQR; encoded by the coding sequence ATGATCGCTTGCCTGCGGCTGCTCTCCGCCCTTTGCCTCGCCGCCCTCCTGGCGGCCTGCGCCAGCTCGCCCTCGTCCAGCCTTGGCGAACTCCCCCGGACCCCGGATGCCAGTATTGAGCAACTGCTCGAACAGGCCGCCCAAAGCAAAGCACCGGAAAAAGCCGCCCTGCTGCGCCTGAGCGCGGCAGACCTGGCCTACCGCCAGGGCAACGCCGGCCAATCCGCACAGATCCTGCAACAAGTGCCGCTGGAACAGCTCAAGCCAGGCCAGCAGATTTTCGCCAGCACCCTGGCGGCGGAACTGGCGATGACGCGCAACCAGCCCAAGGCCGCGCTGACCGCCCTGAGCCACCCGAGCCTGCAACACCTGAGCGAAATGCCGGTGGAACAGCAGATTCGCACCGGGACCGTTCATGCCCGTGCCCTTGAAGCCGATGGCCAGACCCTGGCCGCCGCGAAGGAGCGCATCTTCATCGCGCCCCTGCTCGAGAACGAAGTCGCCGCCAAGAACCACGAAGCGATCTGGTCGCTGATTGCCTCGCTGCCCACCGATCAATTGCAACCGACCACCACCGACGACCTCGGCGGCTGGCTGAGCCTGGCCCGCGCCGTGAAAACCGCCGGCACCCTGGAACAGCAGCAAGCGGCCATCGACCACTGGCGCGAACAGAACCCGAAACACCCGGCCGCCCTCCAACTGCCGACGCCCCTGGTCAAACTCAAGGAACTGGCAAGCCAGCCCCTGAGCAAGATCGCCCTGCTGCTGCCCCAGAATGGCCAGTTGGCCGCAGTCGCCAAAGCCCTGCGTGAAGGCTTCATGGCCTCGCATTATCAGGCCCAGCAGGCCGGGCAGAACCCACCGAGCATCCAGTTCTACGACAGCTCGACCCTGACTTCCATGGACGAGTTCTATCGCAAGGCCCAGGCCGACGGCGTGCAACTGGTGGTCGGCCCCCTGGAAAAACCATTGGTCAAGCAGATCAGCACGCGCCCGCAGTTGCCGATCACCACCCTGGCATTGAACTACAGCGAAGGCGAGCAAGGTCCACCCCAACTGTTCCAGTTCGGCCTGGCCCCCGAGGATGAAGCCCGTGAAGTTGCCCGCCGCGCCCGCGCCGACGGCTTGCACCGCGCAGCGGTCATGGTGCCGAAGGGCGAATGGGGTGATCGCGTACTGAAAGCCTTCAGCCAGGACTGGCAAGCCACCGGTGGCAGCATCCTCGCCATCGAGCGCGTCGACCAGCCGGTGCAACTGGCCCAGCAGATCGCCGACATGTTCCAACTGCGCCAGAGTGAAGGTCGTGCCAAGAGCCTGCAGAACACCGTAGGCACCACGGTGGCGGCCCAGCCTTCCCGTCGCCAGGACATCGAGTTCATCTTCCTGGCGGCGACCCCGCAACAGGCCCAGCAGATCAAGCCGACCCTGAACTTCCAGTACGCTGGCGACGTGCCGGTCTACGCGACGTCCCAGGTGTTCAGCGCCAGCGGCGACCAGAACCAGTACAACGACATGAACGGCATTCGCTTCTGCGAAACCCCGTGGCTGCTCGATGCCAACGACCCACTGCGCAAGCAGGTCACTGCCCAGTGGCCGCAAGCTGCCGGCAGCCTGGGCCGGCTGTATGCGATGGGCGCCGATGCCTATCGCCTGGCACCGCGCCTGGGCCAGCTCAAGACACTGCCGGACAGCCGCATCGAAGGCCTGTCGGGTAGCCTGGCGGTGTCCCAGTCCCAACGGGTTCAACGCCAGTTGCCTTGGGCCGAGTTCGTCAACGGCCAGGTACAGCGCCTGCCGGACACCCAGCGCTGA
- a CDS encoding phosphoheptose isomerase gives MDMQSRIRQLFQASIDTKQQAMDVLAPYIEQASQVMVNALLNEGKMLSCGNGGSAGDAQHFSSELLNRFERERPSLPAIALTTDSSTITSIANDYSYNEVFSKQIRALGQPGDVLLAISTSGNSANIIQAIQAAHDREMIVVALTGRDGGGMASLLLPEDVEIRVPAKVTARIQEVHLLAIHCLCDLIDSQIFGSEE, from the coding sequence ATGGACATGCAATCGCGAATTCGCCAGCTTTTTCAGGCCAGTATCGACACCAAGCAACAGGCGATGGACGTACTTGCACCCTACATCGAGCAAGCCAGCCAAGTGATGGTCAACGCCCTGCTCAACGAAGGCAAGATGCTTTCGTGCGGCAATGGTGGTTCCGCCGGCGACGCCCAGCACTTCTCGTCCGAACTGCTCAACCGCTTCGAACGCGAGCGCCCGAGCCTGCCGGCCATCGCACTGACCACCGACAGCTCGACGATCACCTCGATCGCCAACGACTACAGCTACAACGAAGTCTTCTCCAAACAGATCCGCGCCCTGGGCCAACCCGGCGATGTGCTGCTGGCGATTTCCACCAGCGGTAACTCGGCCAATATTATTCAGGCGATCCAGGCCGCACATGATCGCGAAATGATTGTCGTAGCATTGACCGGGCGCGACGGCGGCGGCATGGCTTCACTGCTGCTGCCGGAAGATGTCGAGATCCGCGTACCAGCCAAAGTCACCGCACGTATTCAGGAAGTCCACCTGCTGGCGATCCACTGTCTTTGCGACTTGATCGACAGCCAAATATTCGGGAGTGAAGAATGA
- a CDS encoding YraN family protein produces MPERSRQQSGRDAEGQALVHLQQQGLRLVAQNWLCKRGELDLVMLDGDTVVFVEVRYRKNTQWGGALDSIDERKRQKLVFAAQYFLQRESRWADHPCRFDVVAIDSSVGQLNWLQNAFDS; encoded by the coding sequence ATGCCCGAACGATCACGCCAGCAAAGCGGACGGGATGCCGAGGGCCAGGCCCTTGTGCATCTCCAGCAGCAAGGTCTGCGCCTGGTGGCGCAGAACTGGTTGTGTAAACGCGGCGAGCTTGATCTGGTCATGCTTGACGGCGATACAGTAGTATTCGTCGAAGTCCGCTACAGAAAAAATACCCAATGGGGTGGCGCGCTCGATAGCATCGACGAGCGCAAGCGCCAGAAGCTGGTTTTCGCCGCGCAGTACTTCCTGCAACGCGAATCCCGCTGGGCCGATCACCCCTGCCGTTTCGACGTGGTTGCCATCGACAGCAGTGTCGGTCAGCTGAACTGGCTGCAGAACGCCTTCGACAGCTGA
- a CDS encoding cytochrome c1: protein MKKLFAVLILAAMPVLSFAAEHGGPELEKVDIDVSDKAAMQDGARTFANYCMGCHSAKFQRYERVADDLGIPHELMLEKLVFTGAKLGDHMTVGMQPADAKTWFGAAPPDLTLVARVRGTDWLYGYLRSFYEDPARPWGVNNKVFPNVGMPNVLVGLQGRQVVGCKQVQIVEHGKKQYDPLTGTALTHEACDQLTIVPNSGALTPEQFDEKVKNLVTFLAYSANPVKLQHQRIGTYVLLYLAFFFVFAYLLKREYWKDVH, encoded by the coding sequence ATGAAAAAGCTATTTGCTGTACTGATTCTTGCTGCCATGCCTGTCTTGTCCTTCGCGGCCGAACACGGTGGTCCAGAGCTGGAAAAAGTCGACATCGACGTTTCCGATAAAGCCGCCATGCAGGACGGCGCACGCACGTTCGCCAACTACTGCATGGGTTGCCACAGTGCCAAGTTCCAGCGTTACGAGCGTGTGGCCGATGACCTGGGCATTCCCCATGAGCTGATGCTCGAGAAACTGGTGTTCACCGGCGCCAAGCTGGGCGATCACATGACCGTCGGCATGCAGCCGGCAGATGCCAAGACCTGGTTCGGCGCTGCGCCGCCCGACCTGACCCTGGTCGCTCGTGTACGCGGTACCGACTGGCTCTATGGCTACCTGCGTTCGTTCTATGAAGATCCTGCGCGTCCATGGGGCGTGAACAACAAGGTCTTCCCGAACGTCGGCATGCCGAACGTTCTGGTCGGCCTGCAGGGTCGTCAGGTGGTAGGCTGCAAGCAGGTTCAGATCGTCGAGCATGGCAAGAAGCAATACGATCCGCTGACCGGTACCGCGTTGACTCACGAAGCCTGCGACCAGCTGACCATCGTGCCGAACAGCGGCGCCCTGACGCCTGAGCAGTTCGACGAGAAGGTCAAGAACCTGGTGACCTTCCTGGCCTATTCGGCCAACCCGGTGAAGCTGCAGCATCAGCGCATCGGTACCTATGTATTGCTGTACCTGGCGTTCTTCTTCGTATTCGCTTATCTGCTCAAGCGTGAATACTGGAAAGACGTACATTGA
- a CDS encoding ClpXP protease specificity-enhancing factor gives MNSSRPYLVRALYEWIVDNDCTPHMLVNAEYPSVQVPQGFANDGQIVLNVSPAAVRHLHMDNDAVSFEGRFGGVPHTLYVPIASILGIYARENGQGMVFELEAPLEGEDEYEADDELPPPDDEPPRPSGRPSLKVVK, from the coding sequence ATGAACTCCAGTCGACCTTATCTGGTCCGCGCGCTCTACGAGTGGATTGTGGACAATGATTGCACCCCGCACATGCTGGTCAATGCCGAGTATCCGTCGGTACAGGTGCCGCAGGGTTTTGCCAATGACGGGCAGATTGTCCTGAACGTTTCGCCGGCCGCCGTGCGCCATCTGCACATGGACAACGATGCCGTGAGCTTCGAAGGCCGCTTCGGCGGTGTGCCGCACACGCTGTACGTGCCTATTGCTTCGATCCTGGGGATTTATGCTCGGGAGAATGGTCAGGGTATGGTGTTTGAACTCGAGGCGCCGTTGGAAGGGGAGGATGAGTACGAGGCGGATGATGAGCTGCCGCCACCGGATGATGAGCCGCCGCGGCCTAGTGGGCGGCCTAGTCTGAAGGTGGTGAAGTAG
- a CDS encoding BON domain-containing protein — translation MTPNRLGLLALTLCLGISGCTSVVNASREKPIEDDRGTRTFGSKIDDSLIETKVGVNIAKADPDLDNNSHIVVTSFNGVVLLAGQTPREDLKAKAEQEASAVQRVKTVHNELQVLQPSSLLARQNDAWLTTKIKTQMLTDASIPGSRIKVVTENGIVYLLGLLTKKEAAQATNLVQGVSGVQKIVKLFEYID, via the coding sequence ATGACCCCTAATCGCCTGGGCCTTCTGGCCCTGACCCTGTGCCTCGGCATCAGCGGCTGCACATCGGTGGTTAACGCCAGCCGGGAAAAGCCGATTGAAGACGACCGCGGCACCCGCACCTTCGGCAGCAAGATCGATGACTCCCTGATCGAAACCAAAGTCGGCGTGAACATCGCCAAGGCCGACCCGGACCTGGACAACAATTCGCACATCGTTGTGACCAGCTTCAACGGTGTCGTGCTGTTGGCCGGCCAGACTCCACGCGAGGACCTCAAGGCCAAGGCCGAGCAGGAGGCCAGCGCTGTGCAACGGGTCAAGACCGTGCATAACGAACTGCAGGTCCTGCAACCCTCCTCGCTGCTGGCGCGGCAGAACGATGCCTGGTTGACCACCAAGATCAAGACCCAGATGCTGACCGATGCCAGCATTCCTGGTTCGCGTATCAAGGTTGTGACCGAGAATGGCATCGTTTATCTGCTCGGGCTGCTGACCAAGAAGGAGGCCGCACAGGCGACCAACCTGGTGCAGGGGGTTTCCGGGGTGCAGAAGATCGTCAAGTTGTTTGAATATATTGATTGA